The Bacteroidota bacterium genome includes a region encoding these proteins:
- a CDS encoding PDZ domain-containing protein — protein sequence MLRFRRITILLVLVPFFLHTSFAPPSLSEQRDRLVQILFELVKSAHFTIPDLNDEYSEKVYSLFVERIDNGKRFLTQENMDKLKVYQFEIDDQVRKSSFEFYDLATEMLLSQIVHAKDYYEKALEKPFDFTLKEFIETDSEKISYANNEQELQEYWRLFTKYQTLIRLNDMIKNQEERKIKNDSAFVEKSFEEMEIKAREKVKKNLDDYFKRLDKMNEDDRLGLFINTLVNALDPHTEYYAPKQKEDFDIRMSGRLEGIGATLQQSDDYIKVTRIVPGSASWKQGELKAGDIILMVAQAEAEPIDIVGMRLDEAVQLIRGKKGTEVRLTVKKRDGSVKVVPIIRDIVILEETLAKSAIIKNEKAKSTVGYIKLPQFYTDFTKTGGAGCAEDIYDEIVKLKKENIDGLIFDLRDNGGGSLNDVVKIAGYFIPNGPVVQVKARYGKP from the coding sequence ATGTTGCGATTTAGAAGAATAACTATTCTTTTGGTATTAGTGCCATTTTTTCTGCATACTTCATTTGCACCTCCTAGTTTAAGTGAACAACGAGACAGGCTTGTTCAGATACTTTTTGAATTAGTAAAATCTGCACATTTTACTATTCCTGATTTGAATGATGAATATTCAGAGAAAGTATATTCATTATTTGTTGAGCGAATTGATAATGGTAAGCGATTTCTTACACAAGAAAATATGGACAAATTGAAAGTCTATCAATTTGAAATAGATGATCAGGTTAGAAAATCTAGTTTTGAGTTTTATGACTTGGCTACTGAAATGTTATTGAGTCAAATTGTGCATGCAAAGGACTATTATGAGAAAGCCTTGGAAAAACCTTTTGATTTTACTTTAAAAGAGTTTATTGAAACAGATAGTGAAAAAATTTCCTATGCTAATAATGAGCAAGAACTTCAGGAGTATTGGCGCTTATTTACCAAATATCAAACGCTAATACGATTGAATGATATGATTAAGAATCAAGAAGAAAGGAAAATAAAAAATGATTCAGCTTTTGTCGAAAAATCATTTGAAGAAATGGAGATAAAAGCAAGAGAAAAGGTAAAGAAGAATTTGGATGACTATTTTAAGCGATTGGATAAAATGAATGAGGATGATCGTTTAGGTTTGTTTATCAATACACTTGTTAATGCCCTTGACCCGCATACAGAGTATTATGCCCCAAAACAAAAAGAAGATTTTGACATTCGTATGTCTGGCAGACTTGAGGGAATTGGAGCAACACTTCAGCAAAGTGACGATTATATAAAAGTGACTCGTATAGTACCAGGCAGTGCTTCATGGAAGCAAGGAGAATTGAAAGCTGGAGATATTATTTTAATGGTGGCTCAAGCTGAAGCAGAACCCATTGATATAGTTGGTATGCGTTTAGATGAAGCTGTTCAATTAATTCGAGGGAAAAAAGGCACCGAGGTTAGGCTAACTGTTAAAAAGAGGGACGGAAGTGTAAAAGTAGTACCTATAATAAGAGACATTGTTATTCTTGAAGAAACTCTTGCCAAGTCAGCCATCATTAAAAATGAGAAAGCAAAATCGACCGTAGGATATATTAAATTACCGCAGTTTTATACAGACTTTACCAAAACAGGTGGTGCTGGTTGCGCAGAAGATATTTATGATGAAATTGTCAAATTAAAGAAAGAGAATATTGATGGACTAATTTTCGATTTGCGTGATAATGGAGGAGGTTCATTGAATGATGTAGTAAAAATTGCAGGTTATTTCATTCCAAATGGACCTGTGGTTCAAGTTAAAGCCAGATATGGTAAACC